Proteins encoded within one genomic window of Oryza glaberrima chromosome 12, OglaRS2, whole genome shotgun sequence:
- the LOC127757269 gene encoding uncharacterized protein LOC127757269, protein MVLGLRTKTRKDASFHVDFNIFIQEISPWPPSESLKSLKSVVLFWENGERNSGKTNAVAPSIGSGTTVGKVEFNEFINLQAVFQKEGSSKSGKWQKNLLELNLYEPRRDKLKGQHLGTATLDLAEHAMFHEDTSVPVPLNSKRSLRNNGQPMVYLRIQPLDGDNSSVSSRDALSKEASVDRDSKELMSEYTEDTEFASFTDDEEEEAPYPYRSDGNLRAGSNRSQESLKGKDVRTVGNEGSRSPFDSQREMPSSSTKVRSEEVEKYPIQVQKANGHPGNLSLLSDLPGEQTPSFPAQNALRAGRKMSFAYGMSDSNQRNFGERTYSTLTSDRAKNMRYSMRVPDFSGSVINKKVDSQKEEVKEVDSQDIAVSNDTRTDTYDGAQAQVPIRISNNRNDTKVRELELRVELLEAELRETAAAEIGLYSVIAEHGSSSNKVHTPARRLSRHFIHALKNWSRDKMGSAARSASSGLVLVAKACGYDVARLSFWLSNCVVLRAIVSETSKQSNGNAINNGSKTGPRRNSASMWESLNRKKGKLLSPEFDNWEDVDTFIAALKKIESWIFSRIVESIWWQAFTPHMQSANISSEPMPSSNAKKCYGRITVVGNQQQATLSIDIWKKAFKEASEKLCPVRAAGHECGCLPLLAKLVMEQCIARLDVAMFNAILRESDDEIPTDPMSDPITDPKVLPVPSGKFSFGAGVQLKNAIGSWSRCLSDSFGMDMDDYPEVESGDGDNGAAELRKPFYLLNALSDLLMIPKDVLMETSTRKELCPTFSSSIIKRILDGFVPDDFCPDPVQHSLLEALESEDHLEGNTKGIRAVPCNASPILYPYPASGAILSMIGDPRKSGSAILRKSNTSDDELDELSSPLTFISKASSNPLAKLKQIGNPNSARYRLLHEVWKLDDQ, encoded by the exons ATGGTGCTAGGCCTCCGAACCAAGACGAGGAAGGATGCATCCTTCCATGTAGACTTCAATATCTTCATTCAAGAAATCAGCCCATGGCCCCCTTCTGAGTCCCTCAAGTCTTTGAAATCTGTGGTCCTCTTTTGGGAAAATGGCGAGCGCAATTCGGGGAAGACCAATGCTGTTGCGCCTTCAATTGGATCAGGTACCACAGTAGGGAAGGTTGAATTTAATGAGTTCATCAACCTACAGGCTGTTTTTCAGAAGGAGGGGTCATCCAAGAGTGGGAAATGGCAGAAGAACCTGCTTGAGCTGAATCTGTATGAACCAAGGAGGGATAAGCTGAAAGGGCAGCATTTAGGGACTGCGACACTGGACTTGGCGGAGCATGCGATGTTTCACGAGGACACGAGTGTTCCCGTGCCGCTCAACTCCAAGAGGAGCTTGAGAAACAATGGGCAGCCGATGGTTTATCTTCGAATTCAGCCTTTGGATGGTGATAACTCGAGCGTTTCCTCTAGAGATGCATTGTCAAAGGAGGCATCAGTGGACAGGGATTCAAAGGAATTGATGTCGGAGTACACTGAGGATACTGAGTTTGCTTCATTTactgatgatgaggaggaggaagctccATACCCTTACCGCTCAGATGGGAACTTGCGTGCAGGTAGTAATAGATCTCAGGAGTCTCTCAAG GGGAAGGATGTAAGAACAGTTGGTAATGAAGGCTCTAGATCACCATTTGATTCCCAGCGTGAAATGCCATCTTCCAGTACAAAAGTGAGGAGCGAAGAAGTTGAAAAGTATCCAATTCAAGTCCAAAAGGCAAATGGCCATCCAGGGAATCTGTCTCTTTTATCAGATTTGCCTGGTGAACAAACTCCATCTTTTCCAGCACAAAATGCTCTCAGAGCTGGCCGCAAAATGTCATTTGCTTATGGTATGAGTGATTCCAACCAAAGAAACTTTGGGGAGAGAACATATAGCACTTTAACTAGTGATAGAGCAAAGAATATGAGGTACAGTATGAGAGTTCCGGATTTTAGTGGTAGTGTCATTAATAAGAAAGTTGATTCCCAGAAGGAAGAAGTGAAAGAAGTTGACTCCCAAGATATTGCGGTCTCTAATGATACTAGGACTGATACCTATGATGGAGCACAAGCTCAGGTGCCAATACGCATATCAAATAATCGTAACGACACCAAAGTTCGAGAACTAGAACTTAGGGTTGAGTTGCTTGAAGCAGAGTTGCGAGAAACTGCTGCTGCCGAGATAGGCCTTTATTCGGTGATCGCTGAACATGGTAGCTCATCAAACAAGGTACACACACCAGCACGAAGGCTCTCTAGGCATTTCATTCATGCGCTTAAAAACTGGTCTAGAGACAAGATGGGGAGTGCAGCAAGAAGTGCTTCCTCTGGTTTGGTTCTGGTTGCAAAAGCTTGTGGATATGATGTTGCAAG GTTGAGTTTCTGGCTATCAAACTGTGTGGTGTTGCGAGCAATTGTTTCTGAAACTTCTAAACAATCGAACGGCAATGCTATCAATAATGGTTCCAAAACAGGACCAAGGAGGAATTCTGCGTCAATGTGGGAATCGCTTAACCGGAAGAAAGGAAAATTGCTTTCCCCTGAGTTTGATAACTGGGAAGATGTTGACACATTTATAGCCGCACTTAAGAAGATTGAATCATGGATATTCTCAAGAATTGTCGAATCCATTTGGTGGCAG GCATTCACACCACATATGCAATCTGCTAATATAAGCAGTGAACCGATGCCTAGTTCAAATGCAAAGAAATGTTATGGAAGGATTACTGTTGTGGGCAATCAGCAACAAGCAACCTTATCAATTGACATATGGAAGAAGGCTTTCAAGGAAGCATCTGAAAAGCTTTGCCCAGTAAGAGCAGCTGGACATGAGTGTGGATGTCTCCCTTTGTTGGCCAAATTG GTGATGGAGCAATGCATAGCTAGATTGGATGTAGCAATGTTCAATGCTATTTTGAGGGAATCAGATGATGAGATTCCAACCGATCCCATGTCTGACCCAATAACTGATCCTAAGGTCCTTCCTGTACCATCTGGGAAATTTAGTTTTGGTGCTGGGGTCCAACTGAAAAATGCT ATTGGCAGCTGGTCCAGATGTCTTAGTGACTCGTTTGGTATGGATATGGATGACTATCCAGAAGTTGAGAGTGGGGATGGTGACAATGGTGCTGCCGAACTGCGCAAACCATTTTATCTCCTAAATGCATTGAGTGATCTCCTAATGATCCCTAAGGATGTGCTCATGGAAACCAGTACTAGGAAAGAG CTTTGTCCTACCTTTAGCTCATCAATCATCAAGAGAATCCTTGATGGCTTTGTGCCAGATGATTTTTGCCCAGACCCAGTTCAACATTCCTTGCTTGAAGCACTGGAGTCAGAG GATCATTTGGAGGGTAACACCAAGGGCATCCGAGCGGTCCCGTGCAATGCGTCACCCATCCTATACCCATACCCGGCATCCGGAGCAATCCTAAGCATGATCGGCGACCCCAGGAAGAGCGGGTCGGCCATCCTCCGCAAGTCCAACACGAGCGACGACGAGCTGGATGAGCTGAGCTCGCCATTGACCTTCATCTCCAAGGCTTCGTCGAACCCGCTCGCGAAGCTGAAGCAGATTGGGAACCCAAACAGTGCCAGGTACAGGCTCCTCCATGAGGTTTGGAAGCTGGATGACCAGTAG
- the LOC127757265 gene encoding argininosuccinate synthase, chloroplastic: protein MAHALGCGAATAPAGVGLLHHHEKAGALFSAAGSVVRVQQLSGKGSKSQAIRCAMPSASEHGGISTATASSSDQKKGGLRGKLNKVVLAYSGGLDTSVIVPWLRENYGCEVVCFTADVGQGDIELEGLEKKAKASGASQLVVKDLKEEFVSEYIYPCLRAGAVYERKYLLGTSMARPVIAKAMVDVAKEVGADAVAHGCTGKGNDQVRFELTFYALNPELKVVAPWREWDITGREDAIEYAKKHNVPIPVTKKSIYSRDRNLWHLSHEGDILEDPANEPKEDMYMMSVAPENAPSKPEYLEIGIIAGVPVSINGKDLSPASLLAKLNEIGGKHGIGRIDMVENRLVGMKSRGVYETPGGTIMAAAVRELESLTLDRETMQWKDMLALKYAELVYAGRWFDLLRQSIDAFMENITATTTGSVTLKLYKGSVNVASRKSPYSLYREDISSFENGEIYNQADAEGFIRLYGLPTRVRAMLEKGI from the exons aTGGCGCACGCCCTCGgctgcggcgccgccaccgcccccgccg GGGTGggtctcctccaccaccacgagAAGGCTGGGGCGTTGTTCAGTGCCGCAGGCTCCGTCGTTCGGGTTCAGCAGCTCAGCGGGAAGGGGAGCAAAAGCCAAG CTATAAGATGTGCAATGCCAAGTGCAAGTGAGCATGGTGGAATTTCAACCGCAACAGCTAGTAGTAGTGATCAAAAGAAAGGTGGACTGCGTGGCAAACTGAATAAAGTTGTTCTAGCTTACAGTGGTGGTTTGGATACGTCAGTTATTGTTCCATGGCTCCg GGAGAACTATGGTTGTGAAGTTGTCTGTTTCACTGCTGATGTTGGCCAG GGTGACATTGAATTGGAAGGGCTAGAGAAGAAGGCAAAAGCTAGTGGTGCAAGCCAGCTTGTTGTGAAGGACTTGAAAGAAGAGTTCGTTAGTGAATACATATACCCCTGCTTGCGTGCTGGTGCAGTTTATGAAAGAAAGTATCTGCTGGGGACTTCAATGGCTAGGCCTGTTATTGCCAAG GCAATGGTTGATGTTGCAAAGGAAGTTGGTGCAGATGCAGTTGCTCATGGATGCACTGGAAAAGGCAATGATCAG GTTCGTTTTGAGCTTACATTCTATGCTTTAAACCCTGAGCTTAAAGTGGTGGCACCTTGGAGGGAGTGGGATATCACAGGACGTGAAGATGCTATTGAGTATGCAAAGAAACACAATGTGCCAATTCCTGTTACAAAGAAATCAATATACAGCCGTGATCGAAATTTGTGGCACCTTAGCCATGAG GGTGACATTTTGGAAGATCCAGCAAATGAGCCAAAGGAAGATATGTATATGATGTCAGTTGCACCAGAAAATGCACCTTCAAAACCTGA GTATTTGGAGATTGGTATTATTGCAGGTGTTCCTGTTTCCATCAATGGAAAAGATCTCTCACCAGCATCTCTCCTTGCTAAGCTCAATGAAATCGGTGGAAAGCATGGTATTGGGCGCATTGATATGGTGGAAAACCGCCTCGTAGGCATGAAGTCCCGTGGTGTATACGAGACCCCCGGTGGCACCATCATGGCAGCTGCTGTCCGTGAGCTCGAGTCCTTGACTTTGGACAGGGAGACAATGCAGTGGAAGGACATGCTTGCCCTCAAGTACGCCGAGCTGGTCTACGCTGGCCGTTGGTTCGACCTGCTCCGACAATCCATTGATGCGTTCATGGAGAACATTACCGCGACAACAACCGGCTCCGTGACTCTCAAGCTGTACAAGGGCTCCGTAAACGTCGCGTCCCGGAAGAGCCCATACAGCCTGTACAGGGAAGACATCTCCTCATTTGAGAATGGGGAGATCTACAACCAGGCTGATGCTGAAGGGTTCATCAGGCTATATGGTCTCCCTACCAGAGTCCGGGCAATGCTGGAGAAGGGCATCTAA